The following are encoded in a window of Pseudomonas sp. JQ170C genomic DNA:
- a CDS encoding 2-hydroxyacid dehydrogenase, with translation MRVLFFSSQSYDQDSFTQAPAADGLELHFQPTRLTEDTAALANGHEVVCAFINDDLSAPVLERLAAGGSRLIALRSAGFNHVDLTAAKRLGLAVVRVPAYSPHAVAEHAVALILALNRRLHRAYNRTREGNFALHGLTGFDLHGKTVGVVGTGQIGAAFARIMAGFGCQLLAYDPYPNPELLALGARYLELPDLLRQAQIISLHCPLTEQTRHLINPQSLADLQPGAMLINTGRGALIDTPALIEALKDGQLGYLGLDVYEEEAQLFFEDRSDQPLQDDVLARLLTFPNVIVTAHQAFLTREALAAIAATTLENITRWAAGNAQNLVEG, from the coding sequence ATGCGCGTATTGTTTTTCAGCAGCCAGTCCTACGACCAGGACAGCTTCACCCAAGCCCCGGCAGCGGATGGGCTTGAACTGCACTTTCAACCGACACGCCTGACCGAAGACACCGCGGCCTTGGCCAACGGCCACGAAGTGGTCTGCGCCTTCATCAATGACGATCTCAGCGCCCCGGTGCTGGAGCGCCTGGCCGCCGGCGGCAGCCGTCTGATCGCCCTGCGCTCGGCCGGTTTCAACCATGTCGACCTGACTGCGGCCAAGCGCCTGGGCCTTGCCGTGGTACGGGTGCCGGCCTACTCCCCGCATGCGGTCGCCGAGCACGCGGTGGCGCTGATCCTGGCCCTCAATCGACGCCTGCACCGCGCCTACAACCGCACCCGCGAAGGTAACTTCGCCCTGCACGGGCTGACCGGCTTCGACTTGCACGGCAAAACCGTCGGCGTGGTCGGCACCGGTCAGATCGGTGCGGCCTTCGCCCGCATCATGGCCGGATTCGGTTGCCAACTGCTGGCCTACGACCCTTACCCCAACCCCGAGTTGCTGGCCCTGGGGGCGCGCTACCTGGAATTGCCGGACCTGCTGCGCCAGGCACAGATCATCAGCCTGCACTGCCCGCTGACCGAACAGACCCGCCACCTGATCAACCCGCAAAGCCTGGCCGACCTGCAACCGGGCGCCATGCTGATCAACACCGGCCGCGGCGCGCTGATCGACACCCCGGCGTTGATCGAGGCCTTGAAGGACGGTCAATTGGGCTACCTGGGCCTGGATGTCTATGAAGAAGAAGCCCAGCTGTTTTTCGAGGACCGCTCCGACCAGCCGCTGCAAGACGACGTGCTCGCGCGCCTGTTGACCTTCCCCAACGTCATCGTCACCGCCCACCAGGCGTTTCTGACCCGCGAGGCGCTGGCCGCGATCGCCGCGACGACGCTGGAGAACATTACCCGCTGGGCGGCAGGCAATGCGCAAAACTTGGTCGAGGGTTGA
- a CDS encoding META domain-containing protein — MKTLLLSALIGTALLGCAAEPMKLEQERSYLLEWIGERPLMDYSHLTLTLAADGRAYGNGGCNHWFAPYQLDGDKLTFGKVGSTRKLCAPALMEQEKRFLQALETVQRWDVSPIEQVRFWPAEGKPLRFWPEEG; from the coding sequence GTGAAAACGCTGTTGCTCTCAGCCCTGATCGGCACGGCCCTGCTGGGCTGCGCCGCTGAGCCGATGAAGCTGGAACAGGAACGCAGCTACTTGCTGGAGTGGATTGGCGAACGTCCGCTGATGGATTACAGCCACCTGACCCTGACGCTTGCCGCGGATGGTCGTGCCTATGGCAATGGCGGCTGCAACCACTGGTTCGCGCCTTACCAGCTTGACGGTGACAAGCTCACCTTCGGCAAGGTCGGCAGCACCCGCAAACTCTGCGCACCGGCACTGATGGAGCAGGAAAAACGCTTCCTGCAGGCGCTGGAGACCGTGCAGCGCTGGGACGTCTCGCCGATCGAGCAGGTGCGCTTCTGGCCTGCCGAGGGCAAGCCGCTGCGGTTCTGGCCTGAAGAAGGCTGA
- a CDS encoding TlpA disulfide reductase family protein — MTRRLAAALAITASLLLGGCGADYGLDQNGQTVKAEQIDGHWLVLNYWAEWCGPCRTEIPELNAAAKQWQAQGVKVLGVNFDGLQGEELKKATEALGISFTVLAEDPAERYELPRSEALPVTYIIDDKGKVREQLMGEQTLEGLNEKIKALKGA; from the coding sequence ATGACAAGGCGTTTGGCAGCAGCACTGGCCATCACCGCGAGCCTGTTGCTCGGTGGTTGCGGTGCAGACTATGGCCTGGACCAGAACGGACAGACTGTAAAAGCCGAGCAGATCGACGGGCACTGGCTGGTGCTCAACTACTGGGCTGAATGGTGTGGTCCGTGCCGTACCGAAATCCCGGAACTCAACGCCGCTGCCAAGCAGTGGCAGGCCCAGGGCGTGAAAGTGCTCGGGGTGAACTTCGATGGCTTGCAGGGGGAGGAGCTGAAAAAGGCCACTGAGGCCCTGGGCATCAGCTTCACCGTACTGGCCGAGGACCCGGCCGAGCGTTACGAGTTGCCACGCAGCGAGGCATTGCCGGTGACCTACATCATCGACGACAAGGGCAAGGTGCGTGAGCAATTGATGGGCGAACAGACCCTTGAAGGCCTGAACGAGAAGATCAAGGCCCTCAAAGGGGCTTGA
- the arsC gene encoding arsenate reductase (glutaredoxin) (This arsenate reductase requires both glutathione and glutaredoxin to convert arsenate to arsenite, after which the efflux transporter formed by ArsA and ArsB can extrude the arsenite from the cell, providing resistance.): MTDLTLYHNPRCSKSRGALELLEARGLAPTVVRYLETPPSAADLQALLGKLGISARQLLRSGEDEYKDLNLADASLSEAQLIDAMVKHPKLIERPILIAGDKAVIGRPPEKVLEILP; encoded by the coding sequence ATGACCGACCTGACCCTCTATCACAATCCGCGCTGCTCCAAATCCCGTGGCGCACTGGAATTGCTTGAAGCCCGCGGCCTGGCCCCGACCGTGGTCCGCTACCTGGAAACGCCGCCGAGTGCCGCCGATCTCCAGGCCCTGCTCGGCAAGCTGGGCATCAGTGCGCGCCAGCTGCTGCGCAGCGGTGAAGATGAGTACAAGGACCTGAACCTGGCCGATGCCAGCCTGAGCGAAGCGCAGTTGATCGACGCCATGGTCAAGCACCCGAAACTGATCGAGCGCCCGATCCTGATCGCCGGCGACAAAGCCGTGATCGGCCGGCCACCAGAGAAGGTGCTGGAGATCCTGCCGTGA
- the wrbA gene encoding NAD(P)H:quinone oxidoreductase: protein MSAPYILILFYSRHGSTSEMARQIARGVEMAGLEARIRTVPAISTECEAVAPDIPDTGALYASLDDLRHCSGLALGSPTRFGNMAAPLKYFIDGTSSLWLSGGLVGKPAAAFTSTASLHGGQESTLLSMLLPLMHHGMLIMGLPYSESALLETRGGGTPYGASHHAGADGKRDLDADEISLCRALGQRLASTAKLLENGRG, encoded by the coding sequence GTGAGTGCGCCCTATATTCTGATCCTGTTCTACAGCCGCCACGGCTCTACCAGCGAAATGGCCCGGCAGATTGCCCGTGGCGTCGAGATGGCCGGCCTGGAAGCACGGATCCGCACGGTTCCGGCGATCTCCACCGAGTGTGAAGCGGTGGCCCCGGACATCCCCGACACCGGCGCGCTCTACGCCTCCCTGGATGACCTGCGCCACTGCTCGGGCCTGGCCCTGGGCAGCCCGACGCGGTTTGGCAACATGGCAGCGCCGCTCAAGTACTTCATCGACGGTACCAGCAGCCTGTGGCTCAGTGGCGGCCTGGTCGGCAAGCCGGCGGCCGCGTTCACCTCCACCGCCAGCCTGCACGGCGGCCAGGAATCGACCCTGCTGTCGATGCTGCTGCCGCTGATGCACCACGGCATGCTGATCATGGGCCTGCCCTACAGCGAGTCGGCGCTGCTCGAAACCCGCGGCGGCGGTACCCCGTATGGCGCCAGCCACCACGCCGGGGCCGATGGCAAACGTGACCTGGACGCCGATGAAATCTCCCTGTGCCGCGCCCTGGGCCAACGCCTGGCCAGCACCGCCAAACTGCTGGAGAACGGTCGTGGCTAA
- a CDS encoding DUF2069 domain-containing protein — MAKKPKVLPSIEWLAPRLRLSRALSLASFFGLIALLTLNNLLFADLHGARTGVILAVELVPLALLLPGILLGNARAHAWTCFVVNLYFIKGVLAAFDPARAVFGWLEVAISLALFISALLYVRWRFQYDRRLAGEG; from the coding sequence GTGGCTAAAAAGCCCAAGGTTCTGCCCTCGATCGAGTGGCTGGCACCGCGCCTGCGCCTGAGTCGGGCGCTGAGCCTGGCCAGCTTTTTCGGCCTGATCGCCCTGCTGACCCTCAACAACCTGCTGTTTGCCGACCTGCACGGTGCACGCACCGGCGTGATCCTTGCGGTCGAGCTGGTGCCCTTGGCGCTGCTGCTGCCGGGGATCTTGCTGGGCAACGCGCGCGCGCACGCCTGGACCTGCTTCGTGGTCAACCTGTACTTCATCAAAGGGGTACTGGCCGCGTTCGACCCGGCACGGGCGGTATTCGGCTGGCTGGAAGTGGCGATCAGCCTGGCGCTGTTTATCAGTGCCCTGCTGTACGTGCGCTGGCGGTTTCAGTATGACCGGCGGTTGGCGGGGGAAGGCTGA
- a CDS encoding DNA-3-methyladenine glycosylase I: protein MRDYQWLHEYCLNRFGSAAALEAHLPQVKTPEQLRAISADRYLSTLALRVFRAGLKHSLVDAKWPAFEQVFFGFDPHKVVLMGAEHLERLMQDTRIIRHLGKLKSVPRNAQMILDVEKVHGSFGAFIADWPVTDVVGLWKYLAKHGNQMGGLSAPRFLRMVGKDTFIPTNDMAAALIAQDIIDKPPTSQRDLAQVQAAFNQWHAESGRPLCQLSVMLAHTVNH from the coding sequence ATGCGTGATTACCAATGGCTGCACGAGTACTGCCTGAACCGCTTCGGTTCGGCTGCCGCGCTTGAAGCGCACCTGCCCCAGGTGAAAACGCCGGAGCAGTTGCGCGCCATCAGTGCCGACCGCTACCTCTCTACCCTGGCCCTGCGGGTGTTTCGCGCCGGGCTCAAGCACAGCCTGGTGGATGCCAAGTGGCCGGCCTTCGAGCAGGTGTTCTTCGGCTTCGATCCGCACAAAGTGGTGCTGATGGGGGCTGAGCACCTGGAGCGGCTGATGCAGGACACGCGGATCATCCGCCACCTGGGCAAGCTCAAGAGCGTGCCGCGCAATGCGCAGATGATCCTGGACGTCGAGAAGGTGCACGGCAGCTTTGGCGCGTTCATCGCCGACTGGCCGGTGACCGATGTCGTTGGGCTGTGGAAGTACCTGGCCAAGCATGGCAATCAGATGGGTGGGCTGTCAGCGCCGCGCTTCCTGCGCATGGTTGGCAAGGATACCTTCATCCCCACCAACGACATGGCTGCGGCGCTGATTGCCCAGGACATCATCGACAAACCGCCGACCAGTCAGCGTGACCTGGCTCAGGTGCAGGCGGCATTCAACCAGTGGCATGCCGAAAGTGGGCGGCCGCTGTGCCAGTTGTCGGTGATGCTGGCGCATACCGTCAATCATTGA
- the ttcA gene encoding tRNA 2-thiocytidine(32) synthetase TtcA, whose amino-acid sequence MGTLSVNQNKLQKRLRRLAGEAITDFNMIEDGDKVMVCLSGGKDSYTMLDVLLHLQKVAPIKFEIVAVNMDQKQPGFPEHVLPAYLESLGVQYHIVEKDTYSVVKELIPEGKTTCSLCSRLRRGTLYTFADEIGATKMALGHHRDDIVETFFLNMFFNGTLKAMPPKLRADDGRNVVIRPLAYCSEKDIQAYSDMREFPIIPCNLCGSQENLQRQVVKDMLVEWERKTPGRTESIFRGLQNVVPSQLADRNLFDFVNLKIDETAPARFLDVLNI is encoded by the coding sequence ATGGGCACCCTTTCGGTCAACCAGAACAAACTGCAAAAACGCCTGCGTCGTCTCGCCGGCGAAGCCATCACCGACTTCAACATGATCGAAGACGGTGACAAGGTCATGGTCTGCCTGTCCGGCGGCAAAGACAGCTACACCATGCTCGATGTTCTGCTGCACCTGCAGAAAGTGGCGCCGATCAAATTCGAGATCGTCGCGGTGAACATGGACCAGAAGCAGCCAGGCTTCCCCGAGCACGTGTTGCCGGCGTACCTGGAGTCGCTGGGCGTGCAGTACCACATCGTCGAGAAAGACACCTACTCGGTGGTCAAGGAACTGATCCCGGAAGGCAAGACCACGTGCTCGCTGTGCTCGCGCCTGCGCCGTGGCACCCTGTACACCTTCGCCGACGAGATCGGCGCGACCAAGATGGCCCTGGGGCACCACCGCGACGACATCGTCGAGACTTTCTTCCTCAACATGTTCTTCAACGGCACCCTCAAGGCCATGCCGCCCAAGCTGCGCGCCGATGACGGCCGCAACGTGGTGATCCGCCCGCTGGCCTACTGCAGCGAGAAAGACATCCAGGCCTACTCGGACATGCGGGAATTCCCGATCATTCCGTGCAACCTCTGCGGCTCCCAGGAAAACCTGCAGCGCCAGGTGGTCAAGGACATGCTGGTGGAGTGGGAGCGCAAGACCCCGGGCCGTACCGAGAGCATCTTCCGTGGCCTGCAGAACGTCGTCCCGTCGCAGCTGGCTGACCGCAACCTGTTCGACTTCGTCAACCTGAAGATCGACGAGACGGCGCCTGCACGTTTTCTCGACGTGCTGAACATCTGA
- a CDS encoding Yip1 family protein: MIHHVVGLFTHPDQEWKEIRGEEESISHMYLTHTLILAAIPAVSAFIGTTQVGWVIGERAPVMLTQDSALWMTIMSYLAMLGGVAVMGAFIHWMARTYDANPSLARCIAFATYTATPLFIGGLAALYPHLWLGMVVGTAAVCYTVYLLYVGLPTFMNIPSDEGFLFSSSVLAVGLVVLVAIMAFTVIIWGLGVGPVYTN; the protein is encoded by the coding sequence ATGATCCATCACGTTGTTGGTCTATTTACCCATCCTGATCAGGAATGGAAGGAGATTCGTGGCGAGGAAGAAAGCATCAGCCACATGTACCTGACCCACACCCTGATACTGGCGGCGATCCCGGCGGTATCGGCGTTCATCGGTACAACCCAGGTCGGCTGGGTCATCGGCGAGCGCGCTCCGGTCATGTTGACCCAGGACAGCGCGCTATGGATGACCATCATGTCGTACCTGGCCATGCTCGGTGGCGTCGCGGTCATGGGCGCGTTCATTCACTGGATGGCACGGACCTACGATGCCAATCCGAGCCTCGCCCGCTGCATCGCATTTGCCACCTATACCGCAACGCCGCTGTTCATCGGCGGCCTGGCGGCACTGTACCCACACCTGTGGCTGGGGATGGTCGTCGGCACGGCAGCCGTGTGCTACACGGTCTACCTGCTCTATGTCGGACTGCCGACCTTCATGAACATCCCTTCGGACGAAGGGTTCCTGTTCTCAAGCTCGGTACTGGCGGTCGGCCTGGTGGTGTTGGTCGCCATCATGGCCTTCACTGTGATCATCTGGGGACTGGGCGTGGGGCCCGTCTATACCAACTAA
- a CDS encoding SprT family zinc-dependent metalloprotease produces the protein MPELLKSRVETCYQQAETFFKRPFARPEVSFKLRGQKAGVAHLHENLLRFNLQLYRENSEDFLKQTVAHEVAHLVAHQLFGDRIQPHGEEWQLIMRGVYELPPNRCHNYAVKRRTVTRYIYRCPCPESDFPFSAQRHSLVRQGRRYLCRRCRQTLVYSGEMRLE, from the coding sequence ATGCCCGAACTGCTCAAATCCCGCGTCGAAACCTGTTACCAGCAAGCCGAAACCTTTTTCAAACGCCCCTTCGCACGCCCCGAAGTCAGCTTCAAGCTGCGTGGCCAGAAGGCCGGCGTCGCCCACCTGCATGAGAACCTGCTGCGCTTCAACCTGCAGCTGTACCGCGAGAACAGCGAAGACTTTCTCAAGCAGACCGTGGCCCACGAAGTGGCCCACCTGGTCGCCCACCAACTGTTTGGCGACCGCATCCAGCCCCATGGCGAGGAATGGCAACTGATCATGCGCGGGGTCTATGAACTGCCGCCCAATCGCTGCCACAACTATGCAGTGAAGCGCCGCACGGTAACCCGTTACATCTATCGCTGCCCGTGCCCCGAAAGTGATTTCCCCTTCTCGGCCCAGCGCCATAGCCTGGTGCGCCAGGGGCGCCGGTACCTGTGCCGGCGGTGTCGGCAGACCTTGGTGTACAGCGGCGAAATGCGTCTGGAATGA
- a CDS encoding dicarboxylate/amino acid:cation symporter, with translation MTTRQPLYKSLYIQVLVAITIGILLGHYYPETGVALKPLGDGFVKLIKMVIAPIIFCTVVSGIAGMQSMKSVGKTGGYALLYFEIVSTIALIIGLVVVNVVKPGAGMHIDVSTLNASSVAAYAAAGAQQTTVGFLLNIIPNTVVGAFANGDILQVLMFSVIFGFALHRLGAYGKPLLDLIDRFAHVMFNIINMIMKLAPVGAFGAMAFTIGQYGVGSLVQLGYLMACFYVTCVLFILVVLGGIARAHGFSVLKLIRYIREELMIVLGTSSSESALPRMLTKMERLGAKKSVVGLVIPTGYSFNLDGTSIYLTMAAVFIAQATDTTMDITHQITLLLVLLVASKGAAGVTGSGFIVLAATLSAVGHLPVAGLALILGIDRFMSEARALTNLIGNAVATVVVAKWVNELDEDKLQSELASGGSPLVEVGPVDDLGVAEVSTR, from the coding sequence ATGACGACGCGTCAGCCACTGTACAAATCGCTGTATATCCAGGTGTTAGTAGCGATCACCATCGGTATCCTGCTGGGCCACTACTACCCCGAAACCGGCGTTGCCCTCAAACCACTGGGTGACGGGTTCGTCAAACTGATCAAGATGGTCATCGCCCCCATCATCTTCTGCACCGTTGTCAGCGGCATCGCCGGCATGCAGAGCATGAAATCGGTCGGCAAGACCGGTGGCTACGCGCTGCTCTACTTTGAAATTGTCTCGACCATCGCCCTGATCATCGGCCTGGTCGTGGTCAACGTGGTCAAGCCTGGCGCTGGCATGCACATCGACGTCAGCACCCTGAACGCCAGCAGCGTGGCCGCCTATGCCGCCGCCGGCGCACAGCAGACCACGGTCGGCTTCCTGCTCAACATCATTCCCAACACCGTGGTTGGTGCGTTCGCCAACGGCGACATCCTGCAAGTGCTGATGTTCTCGGTGATCTTCGGTTTCGCCCTGCATCGCCTGGGTGCCTACGGCAAGCCGCTGCTGGACCTGATCGACCGCTTCGCCCATGTCATGTTCAACATCATCAACATGATCATGAAGCTGGCGCCGGTCGGTGCTTTCGGCGCCATGGCCTTCACCATCGGCCAGTACGGCGTTGGCTCGCTGGTACAGCTGGGCTACCTGATGGCCTGCTTCTACGTTACCTGCGTGCTGTTCATCCTCGTGGTTCTGGGGGGGATCGCCCGCGCCCACGGCTTCAGCGTTCTCAAACTGATCCGCTACATCCGTGAAGAACTGATGATCGTGCTGGGTACTTCGTCGTCCGAGTCGGCCCTGCCGCGCATGCTGACCAAGATGGAGCGCCTGGGTGCGAAGAAATCCGTGGTTGGCCTGGTGATCCCTACCGGTTATTCGTTCAACCTCGACGGCACCTCGATCTACCTGACCATGGCCGCGGTGTTCATCGCCCAGGCAACCGACACCACCATGGACATCACTCACCAGATTACCCTGCTGCTGGTGCTGCTGGTGGCCTCCAAGGGTGCAGCTGGTGTGACTGGCAGCGGTTTCATCGTGCTCGCCGCGACGTTGTCGGCGGTAGGTCACCTGCCGGTTGCCGGCCTTGCGCTGATCCTTGGTATCGACCGCTTCATGTCTGAAGCCCGTGCCCTGACCAACCTGATCGGCAACGCAGTTGCCACCGTCGTCGTGGCCAAGTGGGTCAACGAGCTGGACGAAGACAAGCTGCAGTCCGAACTGGCTTCCGGTGGTTCGCCGCTGGTCGAGGTCGGCCCGGTCGATGACCTGGGTGTCGCTGAAGTGTCCACCCGCTAA
- a CDS encoding ATP-binding protein, translated as MIRSLRLRLMVAAALLAVLFMLGLLPALQKAFSLALQESIEKRLASDVTTLISAARIENHQLQMPELLPDEKFNLPDSRLLGYIYDREGRLVWRSRATANENINYIPRYDGRGNEFARIRQADGEEFFVYDVEVKLLGGKSAAFSIVALQPVREYQQTLNGLRERLYLGFGAALLALLVLLWAGLTWGLRSLRQLSRELDEVEAGNRDELSAEHPRELLRLTGSLNRLLHSERDQRRRYRDSLGDLAHSLKTPLTVLQGVSESMGERREDREQARILQSQIERMSQQIDYQLQRASLRKSGLVRHQVALRPLLESLCSTLAKVYRDKQVSISLDVPDQAQVPMEQGALLELLGNLLENAYRLCLGGVRISLHSGPSYVELCVEDDGPGVPADQRERILQRGERLDRQNPGQGIGLAVVKDIIESYDASLNLEDSPLGGAAFRIRFPLD; from the coding sequence GTGATTCGCTCGCTACGGCTGCGGCTGATGGTAGCCGCTGCGCTACTGGCGGTGTTGTTCATGCTCGGCCTGCTGCCTGCCTTGCAAAAGGCTTTCAGCCTGGCCTTGCAGGAGTCCATCGAGAAGCGCCTGGCGTCCGATGTGACCACCCTGATTTCGGCGGCGCGCATCGAGAATCATCAGTTGCAGATGCCCGAGCTGCTGCCCGACGAGAAATTCAACCTGCCCGATAGCCGTCTGCTCGGTTACATCTATGACCGCGAGGGCAGGCTGGTCTGGCGTTCGCGCGCCACCGCCAACGAGAACATCAACTACATCCCGCGCTATGACGGGCGTGGCAACGAATTCGCGCGGATTCGCCAGGCCGATGGCGAGGAGTTCTTCGTCTATGACGTGGAGGTCAAGCTGCTGGGCGGCAAGTCGGCGGCCTTCAGCATTGTTGCGTTGCAACCGGTGCGCGAATACCAGCAAACCCTCAATGGTCTGCGCGAGCGCCTGTACCTGGGCTTCGGGGCGGCGTTGTTGGCCTTGCTGGTGCTGCTGTGGGCCGGGCTGACCTGGGGGCTGCGCTCGCTGCGCCAGTTGAGCCGCGAACTGGATGAGGTCGAAGCGGGCAACCGTGATGAACTCAGCGCCGAGCACCCGCGTGAGCTGCTGCGCCTGACGGGTTCATTGAACCGCTTGCTGCACAGTGAGCGCGATCAGCGTCGTCGCTACCGCGACTCCCTGGGTGATCTGGCGCACAGCCTGAAAACGCCCCTGACCGTGCTGCAGGGGGTGAGCGAAAGCATGGGGGAGCGCCGCGAAGACCGCGAGCAGGCGCGGATACTGCAAAGTCAGATCGAGCGCATGAGCCAGCAGATCGACTATCAGCTGCAGCGTGCCAGCTTGCGCAAAAGTGGCCTGGTACGTCACCAGGTGGCGCTGCGGCCATTGCTCGAAAGCCTGTGCAGCACGCTGGCCAAGGTCTACCGCGACAAGCAGGTGAGTATCAGCCTGGATGTTCCTGACCAGGCCCAGGTGCCCATGGAGCAGGGGGCCTTGCTCGAACTGCTCGGTAACCTGCTGGAGAACGCCTACCGCCTTTGCCTGGGCGGGGTGCGGATCAGCCTGCACAGCGGACCGTCGTATGTCGAACTGTGCGTCGAGGATGACGGGCCGGGCGTACCTGCCGATCAGCGCGAGCGCATCCTCCAGCGCGGTGAGCGTCTGGATCGGCAGAACCCGGGGCAGGGCATCGGCCTGGCAGTGGTCAAGGACATCATCGAAAGCTACGACGCCAGCCTTAACCTCGAAGACTCGCCGCTGGGCGGGGCTGCATTTCGCATTCGCTTTCCCCTGGACTGA
- a CDS encoding response regulator encodes MKLLVVEDEALLRHHLYSRLTESGHVVEAVANAEEALYHVEQFNHDLAVIDLGLPGMSGLDLIRQLRSMDKSFPILILTARGNWQDKVEGLAAGADDYVVKPFQFEELEARLNALLRRSSGFIQSTIAAGPLLLDLNRKQATLDEQPLALTAYEYRILEYLMRHHQQVVAKERLMEQLYPDDDERDPNVIEVLVGRLRRKLEGTTGFKPIDTVRGLGYLFTERCR; translated from the coding sequence ATGAAACTGCTGGTGGTCGAGGATGAGGCACTCTTGCGTCATCACTTGTACAGCCGCTTGACGGAAAGCGGGCATGTGGTCGAGGCGGTTGCCAACGCCGAGGAGGCGCTCTACCACGTCGAGCAGTTCAACCATGACCTGGCGGTGATCGACCTGGGCCTGCCTGGCATGAGTGGCTTGGACCTGATCCGTCAGCTGCGCTCGATGGACAAGAGTTTTCCGATTCTCATCCTGACTGCCCGGGGTAACTGGCAGGACAAGGTCGAGGGACTGGCTGCCGGTGCCGACGACTATGTGGTCAAGCCGTTCCAGTTCGAGGAGCTGGAAGCCCGCCTCAATGCCTTGCTGCGCCGCTCCAGCGGCTTTATCCAGTCGACCATCGCCGCCGGGCCCTTGCTGCTGGATCTGAATCGCAAGCAGGCGACACTCGACGAGCAACCCTTGGCGTTGACCGCCTACGAGTACCGCATCCTTGAGTACCTGATGCGCCATCACCAGCAGGTGGTCGCCAAGGAGCGCCTGATGGAGCAGCTTTATCCGGATGACGATGAGCGCGATCCGAATGTGATCGAGGTGCTGGTCGGTCGTTTGCGTCGCAAACTTGAGGGCACCACCGGCTTCAAGCCCATTGATACCGTCCGGGGCCTGGGCTACCTGTTCACCGAGCGTTGCCGGTGA
- a CDS encoding 4'-phosphopantetheinyl transferase family protein — protein sequence MNRLPACCTPLQNHWPLPRPVPGAVLVSCAFDPTQLGHDDFARASIEQTASLQRSVAKRQAEYLAGRVCARAALQQLDGRVYVPGTHEDRSPIWPAGISGSITHGKGWAAAVVARQEDCRGLGLDQESLLSDERATRLAGEILTEAELQRMDPQQTGLVVTLTFSLKESLFKALYPIVLQRFYFEHAEVLEWSADGYARLRLLTDLSPQWHHGRELEAQFCLQGEQLLSLVAV from the coding sequence ATGAACCGACTCCCCGCCTGCTGTACCCCCCTGCAGAATCACTGGCCCCTGCCCCGCCCCGTCCCTGGTGCGGTACTGGTCAGTTGCGCGTTCGACCCCACCCAGCTCGGCCACGACGATTTCGCCCGCGCCAGCATCGAGCAAACGGCCAGCCTGCAGCGCTCGGTGGCCAAGCGCCAGGCCGAGTACCTGGCCGGCAGGGTCTGCGCCCGGGCGGCGTTGCAACAGCTGGATGGTCGCGTGTATGTGCCCGGCACCCACGAGGACCGCTCCCCCATCTGGCCGGCCGGCATCAGCGGCTCGATCACCCACGGTAAAGGCTGGGCCGCTGCCGTGGTGGCGCGCCAAGAGGACTGCCGGGGTCTAGGCCTGGATCAGGAGAGCCTGCTCAGTGACGAGCGCGCCACACGCCTGGCCGGCGAGATCCTCACCGAGGCCGAGCTGCAGCGCATGGACCCGCAGCAAACAGGCCTTGTGGTCACGCTGACCTTTTCACTGAAGGAAAGCCTGTTCAAGGCGCTGTACCCGATCGTGCTGCAGCGCTTTTACTTCGAGCATGCGGAAGTGCTGGAATGGTCCGCTGACGGCTACGCCCGCCTGCGCTTGCTGACAGACCTGTCGCCGCAATGGCATCACGGCCGGGAGCTGGAAGCGCAGTTCTGTCTCCAGGGCGAACAACTGCTCAGCCTCGTCGCGGTCTGA